The genomic segment TCTGCCTGGCTTGCCAGAACCGTGGCCGGCGACATACAATACAGCCAGCGCCGCAGATGAGCGCCGGTGCGCGCTCGCCAGCCCTGGCCCGCCAGCGCCTTGCCTGGTGGGGCCAACAGGTAGCAACGCAGCGCCAGATCAGGCCAGACCAAACCAGAAAGGAGCCAGGACGCCGATGCCCATGCTCGAAGTACTGCGCGCCGACGACAGGCCGCTCAGCGCCGACCAGAAACGGGCCTTCGCCCGTGAAGCCACCAGAATCTTCCACGAAGTCCTCGGCACCCCGCCCGGGCGCCTGCGCCTCTTCTTCCTCGACACCCCATCCGAGGGCCTGGAAGGGCTGTACGAACGACCGCCCGCTGCCAGCGACGAGCAGCCCGACGGTGGCGGCGAGAAGAAAGACTAAACGCCCGTCGCAAGCCGCCCGGCCTTCCCGAAGGCCGGGTCTCATCTCAGCCGGGCAGGCCAGCCAGCGTCAGCTCTCGCCGAAACTCCTCAAGATAGCGCTGCATAAACGCCAGGCGCTCCTGAGCCAGCGCCCGCCCCGTAGCCGTACTCATCGTCTTTCCCAGGTGCAACAACTTCGTATAAAAATGATCCAGCAGATAGCGCCGATCATCGGGCGTATGCCGTTCCGCAAACGGATCAGCCGGATCATACGGGCGCGTCTCCGCCGTTGCCCGCA from the Thermogemmatispora onikobensis genome contains:
- a CDS encoding tautomerase family protein, translating into MPMLEVLRADDRPLSADQKRAFAREATRIFHEVLGTPPGRLRLFFLDTPSEGLEGLYERPPAASDEQPDGGGEKKD